Proteins encoded in a region of the Streptomyces sp. NBC_01471 genome:
- a CDS encoding WhiB family transcriptional regulator: MDWRHNAVCREEDPELFFPIGNTGPALLQIEEAKAVCRRCPVMEQCLQWALESGQDSGVWGGLSEDERRAMKRRAARNRARNATA, translated from the coding sequence ATGGACTGGCGTCACAACGCCGTTTGTCGTGAGGAAGACCCGGAGCTGTTCTTCCCCATCGGCAACACCGGTCCCGCGCTGCTGCAGATCGAGGAAGCCAAGGCCGTCTGCCGCCGCTGCCCCGTCATGGAGCAGTGCCTGCAGTGGGCGCTTGAGTCCGGCCAGGACTCCGGCGTCTGGGGTGGCCTCAGTGAGGACGAGCGCCGCGCAATGAAGCGCCGTGCCGCTCGCAACCGGGCGCGTAACGCGACCGCCTGA
- a CDS encoding diacylglycerol kinase family protein: protein MRALLVVNPAATTTSARTRDVLLHALASEMKLEAVTTEYRGHARDLGRRAAESDDIDLVVALGGDGTVNEVVNGLLHHGPDLDGLPGLAVVPGGSTNVFARALGLPNDAVEATGALLDALRERRERTVGLGLAAGTPGTADEGVPSRWFTFCAGLGFDAGVVGRVEQQRERGKRSTHALYVRQVVRQFLDEPSRRHGAITLERPGEDPVTDLVMSIICNTSPYTYLGNRPMYASPEASFDTALDVLGLSKMSPAHVARFATQLLTSTPERGPHGKHAVSLHDLTDFSLHSKVRLPFQMDGDHLGLRTSVTFTGVRRALRVIV, encoded by the coding sequence CTGCTCCACGCACTGGCCAGCGAGATGAAGCTGGAGGCCGTCACGACCGAGTACCGGGGGCACGCCCGCGACCTGGGCCGACGGGCCGCGGAGAGCGACGACATCGACCTCGTCGTCGCTCTCGGCGGTGACGGCACGGTCAACGAGGTGGTCAACGGGCTCCTGCACCACGGACCCGACCTCGACGGGCTGCCGGGCCTGGCGGTCGTCCCCGGCGGCTCCACCAACGTCTTCGCCCGCGCGCTCGGCCTGCCCAACGACGCGGTGGAGGCGACCGGCGCACTCCTGGACGCGCTGCGTGAGCGCCGCGAGCGGACGGTCGGCCTGGGCCTGGCGGCCGGCACCCCGGGCACGGCGGACGAGGGGGTTCCCTCGCGCTGGTTCACGTTCTGTGCCGGACTCGGGTTCGACGCGGGCGTCGTCGGCCGGGTCGAACAGCAACGGGAACGCGGAAAGCGGTCCACCCACGCCCTCTATGTGCGTCAGGTGGTCCGCCAGTTCCTCGACGAGCCGAGCCGCAGGCACGGCGCGATCACCCTGGAACGCCCCGGCGAGGACCCGGTCACGGACCTCGTGATGTCCATAATCTGCAACACGTCTCCCTATACCTACCTGGGCAATCGCCCGATGTACGCCTCCCCCGAAGCGTCCTTCGACACCGCGCTCGATGTGCTGGGGCTGTCGAAAATGTCACCCGCTCATGTGGCACGTTTCGCTACTCAATTGCTCACCTCGACGCCCGAACGAGGTCCCCACGGAAAGCACGCAGTTTCGCTGCATGACCTGACCGACTTCTCCTTGCATTCCAAGGTTCGACTCCCCTTCCAGATGGACGGCGACCACCTGGGGCTCCGCACGAGCGTGACGTTCACAGGCGTACGCCGTGCACTGCGTGTGATTGTGTGA